The following are encoded together in the Erpetoichthys calabaricus chromosome 16, fErpCal1.3, whole genome shotgun sequence genome:
- the LOC114643270 gene encoding N-lysine methyltransferase SMYD2-B-like, whose product MLLYSDEPPSELLEICELSLDKMGAVFEDSNVYMLHMMYQAMGVCLYMQDWEGAMRYGEKIIKRYSKHYPAYSLNVASMWLKLGRLYIGLEKKSLGVKALKKVSSF is encoded by the exons ATGCTCCTTTACTCCGATGAACCTCCTAGTGAGCTTCTGGAAATCTGCGAACTCAGCCTGGACAAGATGGGCGCCGTGTTTGAGGACAGCAATGTCTATATGTTGCATATGATGTACCAAGCGATGGGAGTCTGTCTGTACATGCAGGACTGGGAAGGAGCGATGCGATACGGGGAGAAGATCATCAAACGTTACAG taagCATTACCCAGCATACTCTCTAAATGTGGCCTCGATGTGGCTGAAGTTAGGAAGACTCTATATCGGCCTGGAGAAGAAGTCTCTTGGAGTGAAGGCCTTAAAGAAGGTGAGTAGTTTTTAG